From Acidihalobacter aeolianus, a single genomic window includes:
- a CDS encoding DUF4214 domain-containing protein, producing MDLIQKYHEIINLTGVEFIRGAYEFIFKRDSDAIGLEYYLNRLRAGYSKTSIINQMLASNEARGVIEINNYVTASNDLFIKEIYWALLKRQVDSGGLSHYLHRLELTKDRRKIVDDILMSDEYRSIKYRLRKIKAINKEYARKSKSAIPLLSSMKSNKLQQMRLNSIEHELSVMSKNITEGLSDIGDMLSGIKKASERESISNRLRNINMSVASPKEKDNYIGYERAYDLPKILHRVYFYNYAHIMIHFRIILKRGVNSCQNIKS from the coding sequence ATGGACTTAATACAAAAGTATCACGAAATTATAAATTTAACAGGCGTAGAATTTATTAGGGGAGCGTATGAGTTTATATTTAAAAGGGATTCCGATGCGATAGGATTGGAATACTATTTGAATAGATTGCGTGCTGGCTACTCAAAGACATCGATAATAAATCAAATGTTGGCTTCAAATGAAGCACGTGGAGTAATAGAAATTAATAATTATGTGACTGCGTCTAATGATTTATTTATAAAGGAAATATATTGGGCTCTGCTAAAAAGACAGGTTGACTCGGGTGGGTTGAGTCATTATCTCCATCGATTAGAATTAACTAAAGACAGAAGGAAAATTGTCGATGATATTCTTATGTCGGATGAATATCGCTCGATAAAGTACAGACTTCGTAAAATTAAAGCTATTAACAAGGAATATGCAAGAAAAAGTAAATCTGCTATTCCGCTTCTTTCCTCAATGAAGTCAAATAAGTTGCAACAGATGCGGTTGAATAGTATTGAGCATGAACTGTCTGTTATGTCAAAAAATATTACTGAGGGCCTATCTGATATTGGTGATATGCTTTCTGGGATAAAAAAGGCTAGTGAAAGAGAATCCATTTCAAATAGATTAAGAAATATCAATATGTCGGTCGCCAGCCCTAAAGAAAAGGATAATTATATCGGGTATGAACGCGCATATGATTTACCGAAGATTCTGCATAGAGTCTATTTCTATAACTATGCGCATATTATGATCCATTTTCGCATTATCTTGAAACGTGGAGTCAACAGTTGCCAGAATATAAAATCATGA
- a CDS encoding ABC transporter ATP-binding protein — protein sequence MDGVLEIDNVTKYYPVNHGRDKRLILDRINLRVRKGEKWGIMGRNGAGKSTLVRIISGSEHPNGGEVRRGMSVSWPLAFGGAFQGSLTGRDNTRLIARVYGINYKKMLAYVEEFSELGAYLGEPVKSYSSGMSARLAFAISMSIEFDCYLIDEILSVGDHRFTEKCNTDLFEKRSDRAMIMVSHQTDLIKNYCTKAAIIDSGKLTIYEDVEEAISIYREL from the coding sequence GTGGATGGCGTGCTGGAAATAGATAACGTCACCAAATATTACCCGGTGAATCATGGCCGCGATAAACGGTTGATCTTAGATCGAATCAATCTTCGGGTCAGAAAAGGCGAGAAATGGGGCATCATGGGGCGGAATGGTGCAGGAAAATCAACTTTGGTACGTATCATCAGTGGCTCAGAACATCCTAATGGTGGAGAGGTTCGTAGGGGAATGTCTGTCTCATGGCCGCTCGCTTTTGGTGGTGCGTTTCAAGGCAGTTTGACGGGTAGAGATAATACGAGGTTAATAGCAAGAGTTTATGGTATTAATTACAAAAAAATGCTTGCATATGTAGAAGAATTTTCCGAACTTGGTGCGTATCTGGGAGAGCCAGTAAAAAGCTATTCATCTGGCATGAGTGCTAGATTGGCATTTGCGATCTCAATGTCAATTGAATTCGATTGTTATTTAATTGACGAGATTTTGTCAGTTGGAGACCATCGTTTTACTGAGAAATGTAACACGGATCTTTTTGAGAAAAGGTCCGATAGAGCAATGATAATGGTATCGCATCAAACAGATTTAATTAAAAATTATTGCACTAAAGCGGCCATTATAGATTCAGGTAAGCTAACTATATATGAAGATGTTGAGGAAGCGATTTCAATATATCGTGAGCTATGA
- a CDS encoding glycosyltransferase, which yields MPEYKIMKWGPENVDVTVNEWMRRSAEADDPVFLSEFVRWDVLKTYGGIYLDSDCEVLDGRVFNRLVEELEASDEYDAFVGVEEFHNGHPTAQTIAAKCGSDLVDFMYKMYTGPLSSALWHWRGERGLIGPQLMSLYFREHGLEETKGFATKLEKPIIVGRVKIYPQEYFSPKFTTTGKKISTSENTCIYHLFANLNVKDVDPEAEEHRKNPLLFNEYCEYLDLINKGVRSDEASKLAKKGNDLVLMKSKELKKIHRIYFGFDGKPDPYREFLDTWVKELPDYQIIHWDSTNLPLENCEYSRLMLQEKDHAFLSDYFRWWVLKEHGGIYLDADVEVVNGGQVDAIINDLGSSNNYEAVIGIDSKLDGWYTAHSMASKKDSKISKFMCDAYESMGALSIWRRKIFYMMAPQLTSLYFASSGWNVEGMGSTPNLDEPVVVAGVKIYPQEWFSPMKPTVKDGIGGFVVDSYTKNTCLCHHFSCSWHGDDSIYKRNRPDGKKYKLLAELSDFSR from the coding sequence TTGCCAGAATATAAAATCATGAAATGGGGCCCAGAAAATGTAGATGTTACAGTTAACGAGTGGATGCGCCGATCTGCTGAAGCAGATGATCCTGTGTTTTTGAGTGAATTTGTTAGATGGGATGTTTTAAAAACGTATGGTGGTATCTATTTAGATAGTGATTGTGAAGTGCTTGATGGACGTGTTTTTAATAGGTTAGTCGAAGAACTTGAGGCGTCAGATGAATATGACGCATTCGTGGGAGTGGAAGAATTTCATAATGGACATCCTACTGCACAAACTATAGCGGCTAAATGCGGCTCTGATTTGGTTGATTTCATGTATAAGATGTACACCGGCCCATTATCCTCCGCACTCTGGCATTGGAGAGGAGAGAGAGGTTTAATCGGGCCACAACTAATGAGTTTGTATTTTCGTGAGCATGGGCTAGAAGAGACTAAAGGTTTTGCTACAAAATTAGAAAAACCTATTATTGTCGGCCGCGTGAAAATATATCCACAAGAGTATTTCTCTCCAAAATTTACAACAACCGGTAAGAAAATTTCAACCAGTGAAAATACTTGTATATATCATTTATTTGCCAATTTAAATGTTAAAGATGTCGATCCAGAGGCAGAAGAACACCGAAAAAACCCACTATTATTTAATGAATACTGTGAGTACCTTGATCTGATCAATAAGGGCGTGCGGTCTGACGAAGCTAGTAAATTAGCAAAGAAAGGTAACGATCTTGTGTTAATGAAAAGCAAAGAATTAAAAAAGATACATCGAATATATTTTGGATTCGATGGGAAGCCTGATCCATATAGAGAGTTTTTAGATACTTGGGTTAAAGAGCTTCCAGATTACCAAATTATTCATTGGGACTCTACAAATCTACCGTTGGAAAACTGCGAATATTCTCGGTTAATGCTTCAAGAGAAGGATCATGCATTTCTTAGTGATTACTTTAGGTGGTGGGTGTTGAAAGAGCATGGTGGTATTTATTTAGACGCAGACGTCGAGGTCGTTAATGGGGGGCAGGTTGATGCAATCATTAATGATCTTGGTAGTAGTAACAACTATGAAGCAGTAATAGGAATTGACAGTAAATTGGATGGTTGGTATACGGCGCACTCAATGGCATCAAAAAAGGACAGCAAAATATCAAAATTTATGTGTGATGCTTATGAGTCTATGGGGGCTTTATCAATATGGAGAAGAAAAATATTTTACATGATGGCGCCGCAATTAACGTCCCTTTACTTTGCGTCGTCAGGGTGGAATGTAGAAGGAATGGGGAGTACGCCTAATTTGGATGAGCCTGTTGTCGTGGCTGGTGTGAAAATATATCCGCAAGAATGGTTTTCTCCTATGAAGCCAACTGTAAAGGATGGCATTGGTGGTTTTGTTGTTGATAGCTATACTAAAAACACCTGCTTGTGCCATCATTTTTCCTGTTCGTGGCATGGTGATGATTCCATATACAAAAGGAATCGGCCCGATGGTAAAAAATATAAACTTTTGGCAGAGCTGTCTGATTTTTCAAGATAA
- a CDS encoding ABC transporter permease yields the protein MTTNAGPSLRRQFAIQRRVIWAMVMRETITMYGREGLGVLWIVAEPAMFVLGVMVLFSFMEANYVNNISPAEYLAVSYPTLLFWRNGTSKTTKAIDVNRALLHHQPIRPIDVVYARIILTFASGAAAFFVLYPVFTFLGITRLPYDWFDFAMGYLLVIWFSFAFVMIMSSLSELSESIERTSHIILYLMLPVTGVFFPLYVVPQPYREWLMYFPLIDAVEFFHAGYFGPRMPTYYNLGYTVVVLIGMTLFGYALAELAIKRVKIMGGA from the coding sequence ATGACAACTAATGCCGGCCCCTCATTGAGACGGCAGTTCGCCATACAGCGCCGCGTCATCTGGGCCATGGTGATGCGTGAAACCATCACCATGTATGGTCGCGAAGGCCTGGGGGTGTTGTGGATCGTGGCCGAGCCCGCCATGTTCGTGCTCGGGGTGATGGTGCTCTTTTCCTTTATGGAAGCTAATTACGTCAACAACATCAGCCCCGCCGAATATCTGGCCGTGAGTTACCCTACCTTGTTGTTCTGGCGAAACGGAACGAGTAAGACGACTAAAGCCATCGATGTCAATCGTGCGCTGTTGCACCATCAGCCTATCCGGCCGATTGACGTGGTGTACGCGCGTATCATCTTGACCTTTGCAAGCGGTGCAGCTGCTTTTTTCGTACTCTACCCAGTATTTACTTTTCTGGGCATAACCCGTCTACCGTATGACTGGTTCGATTTTGCGATGGGGTATCTGCTGGTGATCTGGTTCTCGTTTGCGTTCGTCATGATTATGTCTTCACTTTCCGAACTCAGCGAATCGATTGAAAGAACCTCCCATATCATCTTGTACCTGATGTTGCCGGTCACTGGCGTTTTTTTCCCGCTCTACGTGGTGCCCCAGCCATATAGGGAATGGTTGATGTACTTCCCCCTCATCGATGCAGTTGAATTTTTTCACGCGGGGTACTTCGGGCCTCGCATGCCGACGTATTACAACCTGGGTTATACCGTAGTGGTATTAATAGGTATGACGCTGTTTGGTTACGCCTTGGCGGAACTGGCCATCAAGCGCGTCAAAATCATGGGTGGAGCGTAA
- a CDS encoding FkbM family methyltransferase, with protein sequence MGITSYAQNFEDVILWRALGSIENGCYIDIGANDPVIDSVSHAFYERGWRGINVEPVRSCVEKLLVQRPEDKVIEAVVGLGKEDVKFYEVSASGISTVRPDYASQYEKYGYSIIEREVLMMPLSKILNMCSSSDVHWLKVDVEGNEAEVLMSWTPSTVRPWVVLVESTKPMTQNETHKDWEKIILNYGYKFVYFDGLNRFYVSLEHHKRLKNSFKSPPNVFDEFILSGKSNASFHRAIRDMTQKRKGKTGSQ encoded by the coding sequence ATGGGTATAACATCATATGCGCAAAATTTTGAAGATGTAATTTTGTGGCGAGCTCTTGGTTCAATAGAAAATGGGTGCTATATAGATATTGGTGCCAATGATCCAGTAATTGATTCGGTGAGTCATGCATTTTATGAGCGAGGTTGGCGTGGTATTAACGTGGAGCCAGTTAGATCATGTGTAGAGAAGTTATTAGTGCAGCGACCTGAGGATAAAGTTATAGAGGCGGTGGTGGGTTTAGGAAAAGAGGATGTAAAATTTTACGAAGTATCAGCAAGCGGTATATCAACCGTGCGCCCGGACTATGCGTCTCAGTACGAAAAATATGGTTACTCGATAATAGAGCGCGAGGTATTGATGATGCCGCTAAGTAAAATATTAAATATGTGTAGTTCTAGCGATGTGCATTGGTTAAAGGTTGATGTAGAAGGTAACGAGGCTGAAGTTCTTATGAGCTGGACTCCATCCACTGTGAGGCCATGGGTGGTTCTTGTGGAAAGCACGAAACCTATGACGCAAAATGAAACCCATAAGGATTGGGAGAAGATAATATTAAATTATGGGTACAAATTCGTATATTTCGACGGACTCAATAGATTTTACGTATCATTAGAGCATCATAAGAGACTCAAAAATTCATTTAAGAGCCCTCCTAATGTTTTTGATGAATTCATTCTGAGTGGGAAATCAAATGCTAGTTTTCACAGGGCGATCAGAGATATGACGCAGAAGCGAAAAGGCAAAACTGGGTCGCAGTGA
- a CDS encoding mannose-1-phosphate guanylyltransferase/mannose-6-phosphate isomerase has product MSEVVSVVLSGGSGSRLWPLSRKSHPKPYIPLPDGETLIQKTLSRVLKARPKDTVLTVTNREYYFLTRDSFNAYGKTHPDDAAPFRYLLEPSGRNTAPAMACAALWAQQTCGADTVLLFMPADHIVPEIDAFAEATRKAVEMAQKGELVTFGVQPTAPETGFGYIQIGTALPPGFRVSRFVEKPDEATAQAYVDSGEYLWNSGIFCMRADALLQAMQTHAPEVLAAAQAAWDEAREFGDAWELGGSFAQAPDISIDYAIMEKATDVAVIPSEFSWNDLGAWGAYAQLLEPDADGNRLLAPESLVEDTHNCIVHSPHRLTALLGVEDLLVADTPDALLIADKSRDQEVRVLVDALKARRHQSYDINPTMHRPWGTYTVLEEGDRFKMKRIVVKPGEKLSLQMHHHRSEHWIVVSGTALVHVGGTEKLVMTNESTFIPAGTAHRLSNPGVIDLVLIEVQSGAYLGEDDIVRFDDVYGRVEQGSPAA; this is encoded by the coding sequence ATGTCGGAAGTGGTGTCGGTGGTTCTCTCTGGTGGTTCTGGAAGTCGTCTGTGGCCTCTGTCCCGCAAATCCCATCCCAAGCCCTACATCCCGCTGCCGGATGGCGAGACCCTGATCCAGAAGACTCTGTCTCGGGTCCTCAAGGCTCGGCCGAAGGATACCGTGCTCACCGTCACTAACCGCGAGTACTACTTCCTCACCCGCGACAGCTTCAACGCCTACGGCAAGACGCATCCCGACGACGCGGCTCCGTTCCGTTACCTGCTCGAGCCCAGCGGCCGCAACACCGCCCCGGCAATGGCCTGTGCGGCGCTGTGGGCCCAGCAGACCTGCGGGGCGGACACGGTCCTTCTGTTCATGCCCGCCGATCACATCGTGCCCGAGATCGATGCCTTCGCCGAGGCCACGCGCAAGGCGGTCGAGATGGCGCAGAAGGGCGAGTTGGTCACCTTCGGTGTGCAGCCGACCGCTCCTGAAACCGGCTTCGGCTACATCCAGATCGGCACTGCGCTGCCGCCCGGCTTCCGCGTCTCGCGTTTCGTGGAAAAACCGGACGAAGCCACCGCGCAGGCCTATGTCGACTCCGGCGAATACCTATGGAATTCCGGCATCTTCTGCATGCGTGCCGATGCGCTGCTGCAAGCGATGCAGACGCATGCACCCGAAGTGCTCGCCGCTGCGCAGGCTGCCTGGGATGAGGCGCGGGAGTTCGGCGACGCCTGGGAACTGGGAGGCTCATTCGCGCAAGCGCCGGACATCTCCATCGATTACGCCATCATGGAAAAGGCCACCGACGTGGCCGTGATTCCGTCCGAATTTTCGTGGAACGACCTTGGCGCCTGGGGCGCCTACGCGCAACTCCTGGAGCCGGATGCCGATGGCAATCGGCTGCTCGCTCCGGAGTCCCTGGTCGAAGACACCCATAACTGCATCGTGCACAGCCCACACCGCCTTACCGCACTGCTCGGTGTGGAGGACCTGCTGGTGGCGGATACGCCAGACGCCCTGCTGATCGCAGACAAGTCGCGCGACCAGGAGGTGCGTGTGCTGGTGGACGCACTCAAGGCGCGCCGACACCAGAGCTACGACATCAATCCCACCATGCACCGGCCCTGGGGGACCTACACCGTGCTGGAGGAGGGCGACCGCTTCAAGATGAAGCGCATCGTGGTCAAGCCCGGCGAAAAGCTCTCCCTGCAGATGCATCACCACCGCAGCGAACACTGGATCGTCGTCTCCGGGACGGCGCTCGTGCATGTGGGCGGCACCGAAAAGCTGGTGATGACCAATGAATCCACCTTTATCCCCGCGGGCACTGCGCATCGCCTGAGCAATCCGGGCGTCATCGACCTCGTGCTCATCGAGGTGCAGAGCGGGGCCTATCTCGGCGAAGACGACATCGTCCGCTTCGACGACGTGTATGGCCGCGTTGAGCAAGGAAGCCCCGCGGCGTAA
- the rfbF gene encoding glucose-1-phosphate cytidylyltransferase, giving the protein MKVLILAGGYGTRLSEETTLRPKPMVEIGGKPILWHIMKIYSHYGYYDFIIMLGYKGFYIKEYFANYFLHQCDVTMDIKNNSMEIHTNAAEPWRVTLVDTGVESMTGGRIKRVQNYVGNEQFMLTYGDGVTNVNINDMVRYHNSHQGSITMLSSQPDGRFGALSIGDNGRVSRFLEKPKGDGGWVNSGFFICNANVFDYIQPNDQVVFEDEPLKSLAHNGELYAFQYDGFWKPMDTLRDKIYLEDLWQQKCAPWKVW; this is encoded by the coding sequence ATGAAGGTGCTTATTCTGGCTGGCGGCTATGGCACGCGTTTATCAGAAGAAACGACATTGCGGCCAAAACCTATGGTTGAGATAGGCGGCAAGCCAATCTTATGGCATATTATGAAAATATACTCTCATTATGGGTATTATGATTTTATAATAATGCTCGGTTATAAGGGTTTTTACATTAAGGAATATTTTGCAAACTATTTTTTGCATCAATGCGATGTAACAATGGACATTAAAAATAACTCTATGGAAATCCATACTAATGCTGCTGAGCCTTGGCGGGTGACGCTAGTAGATACGGGTGTGGAGAGTATGACTGGGGGGAGAATTAAGCGCGTTCAGAATTATGTGGGTAATGAGCAATTCATGCTTACGTATGGAGATGGTGTCACCAATGTGAATATTAATGACATGGTTCGATATCATAATTCACATCAAGGTTCAATTACTATGCTTTCTTCGCAACCAGATGGAAGATTTGGTGCGTTGTCTATCGGAGATAATGGGCGTGTGTCAAGGTTTCTAGAAAAGCCTAAGGGGGACGGTGGTTGGGTTAATTCTGGTTTCTTTATATGCAATGCTAATGTATTCGATTATATTCAGCCAAACGATCAAGTAGTTTTCGAAGATGAGCCGTTGAAGTCTCTTGCTCATAATGGCGAACTGTATGCATTTCAATATGATGGATTCTGGAAGCCGATGGATACATTAAGGGATAAGATTTATCTTGAAGATCTTTGGCAACAAAAATGCGCTCCTTGGAAGGTGTGGTGA
- a CDS encoding polysaccharide biosynthesis/export family protein encodes MASLAGCAGFLPHDGPTAGAISDVASNQKLSGIQLVNVNYAVARHIKQQLDAPRAAMLKAFANPHPDAYTLGPGDVVEVYIWEAPPAMLFTPAITATTVPSGAIMTSIPQQMVGTDGNIVIPFAGMIPCDGKTPNQIAAEVRQHLMGLAHDPQVVVKLVNNHAQSISVVGNVKQSRQVPMIPGGVTILQALAAAGGVVHPVSKITLQIARDGNVLQLPLMDVIRNPMDNISLRAGDVLTALYRPLHVTAMGATMQAKEIDFEATGISLAQALARSGGLNTNQADARAVYVFRFESPTLLPHWPEPVKPLPDGKIPVVFRFDLSNPATFFAAQTFPIQNHDLIFVATAPSQDFSKFLNLIVQIVYPFQTLNALGVIK; translated from the coding sequence TTGGCCAGCCTGGCCGGCTGCGCCGGGTTCCTGCCCCATGACGGCCCAACGGCGGGCGCGATATCGGATGTAGCCAGCAACCAGAAGCTTTCCGGCATCCAGCTGGTCAACGTGAATTACGCGGTCGCCCGACACATCAAGCAGCAACTGGACGCGCCGCGTGCCGCCATGCTCAAGGCCTTTGCCAACCCGCATCCCGATGCTTACACGCTCGGGCCCGGCGACGTGGTGGAGGTGTACATCTGGGAAGCGCCCCCGGCGATGCTGTTCACGCCCGCGATCACGGCGACCACCGTACCCTCCGGGGCGATCATGACCTCCATCCCTCAGCAGATGGTGGGCACCGACGGCAACATCGTCATCCCCTTTGCCGGCATGATCCCCTGCGACGGCAAGACGCCCAACCAGATCGCCGCCGAGGTCCGCCAGCATCTCATGGGTCTCGCTCACGACCCACAGGTGGTGGTGAAGCTGGTCAACAACCACGCGCAAAGCATTTCCGTGGTGGGTAACGTCAAACAGAGCCGGCAGGTACCGATGATCCCCGGCGGCGTGACCATTCTGCAGGCGCTGGCAGCGGCCGGCGGCGTGGTCCACCCGGTGAGCAAGATCACGCTCCAGATCGCGCGCGACGGCAATGTGCTGCAGCTACCGCTGATGGACGTTATCCGCAATCCAATGGACAACATCTCGCTGCGCGCGGGCGACGTGCTGACGGCGCTGTATCGTCCGCTGCACGTAACCGCAATGGGTGCCACGATGCAAGCCAAGGAGATCGACTTCGAGGCCACGGGCATCTCCCTGGCGCAGGCGCTGGCACGCAGCGGCGGGTTGAATACCAACCAGGCGGACGCGCGTGCGGTGTATGTGTTCCGCTTCGAGTCGCCGACGTTGCTACCACACTGGCCGGAACCGGTGAAGCCGCTGCCGGACGGCAAGATTCCGGTGGTGTTCCGCTTCGATCTAAGCAATCCGGCGACCTTCTTCGCGGCGCAGACCTTCCCGATCCAGAACCACGACCTGATCTTCGTGGCCACGGCGCCGTCGCAGGACTTCAGCAAGTTCCTGAACCTGATCGTGCAGATCGTGTATCCGTTCCAGACCTTGAATGCGTTGGGTGTGATCAAATAA
- a CDS encoding capsule biosynthesis protein codes for MFEKLFAKLRGISKLFMWVVIVPTTLSILYFGLIASPVYISESRFVIYSPNERVSSSGLAGLLSAFGGSNSTSAAQTVSSYVNSWDAMMALNRKYNLKMIFGNDSIDIFDRFGGVFYPFTSDVKLLKYYRAMVSDTLDSATGISELHVRAYTAKDAHKLNEFLLNKSQEIVNMLNEQARQKAVSYAENNVAQAEAQLKHATLALAEYRNMHAVFSPPAQSKMQLDLIANLQTKLISEKTNLDALLSHAPNNPQIPVLRSAVRALEREIAREKGKVTGSDQSLASKDIEFEQLTVNQLLAEKLLEAAFTSLQQARVTAQKQELYLETISRPNLPDAPQDPKRIRGVFATLVISLMIWGVLYIVIGGIKEHHDN; via the coding sequence GTGTTTGAAAAGCTGTTCGCGAAATTAAGAGGCATCAGCAAGCTGTTCATGTGGGTGGTGATCGTGCCCACAACCCTTTCCATACTGTACTTCGGATTGATCGCCTCGCCGGTTTACATCTCGGAATCGCGGTTTGTGATTTACAGCCCGAATGAGCGGGTCAGCTCTTCCGGGCTGGCTGGTCTGCTCAGCGCCTTTGGCGGCAGCAACTCGACCAGCGCCGCGCAAACCGTCAGCTCCTACGTGAATTCCTGGGATGCCATGATGGCGCTCAATCGAAAGTACAACCTGAAGATGATCTTCGGGAACGACTCGATCGATATCTTCGATCGCTTTGGGGGCGTGTTTTACCCGTTCACCAGCGACGTGAAGCTGCTCAAGTATTACCGCGCAATGGTGTCTGACACCCTGGACAGCGCCACCGGGATCAGCGAACTGCATGTGCGCGCCTATACGGCTAAGGATGCGCACAAGCTGAACGAATTCCTGCTCAACAAGAGCCAGGAAATCGTGAACATGCTCAACGAGCAGGCGCGGCAGAAAGCGGTGTCCTATGCGGAAAACAACGTCGCCCAGGCCGAAGCCCAGCTCAAGCATGCCACGCTGGCGCTCGCAGAATACCGAAACATGCATGCGGTATTCAGCCCGCCGGCGCAATCCAAAATGCAGCTCGACCTGATTGCCAACCTGCAGACAAAACTCATATCCGAAAAGACGAATCTGGACGCACTTCTCTCGCATGCGCCGAATAATCCGCAGATACCCGTATTGCGTAGTGCGGTCAGGGCCTTGGAGCGGGAAATAGCGCGTGAGAAGGGCAAAGTAACTGGCTCGGATCAATCCTTGGCCAGCAAGGACATTGAGTTCGAACAGCTCACGGTGAATCAGTTGCTGGCTGAAAAGTTGCTGGAAGCTGCCTTTACTTCGCTACAGCAGGCCCGGGTGACAGCTCAGAAGCAGGAGCTTTATCTGGAAACGATCAGCAGGCCCAATCTGCCTGACGCCCCACAGGACCCTAAACGGATTAGAGGCGTATTTGCAACCTTGGTTATTTCTCTGATGATCTGGGGCGTGTTGTACATCGTGATCGGTGGTATCAAGGAGCATCATGACAACTAA